A genomic window from Silene latifolia isolate original U9 population chromosome Y, ASM4854445v1, whole genome shotgun sequence includes:
- the LOC141629814 gene encoding protein FAR1-RELATED SEQUENCE 5-like, which yields MDFFPTVEECCGDDEAVGEEEFCQALQGVGENEFCRIVESQFTPYVGQQFESIEEAVEFYKMYALACGFDVRKYTTKKWRDGTIKSKLLVCNREGFTYAKKVSKCKDLEVCESTQEGVENDGDKHRRKSKVKRVGCKARVRLLMKKGVLVIDQFHAGHNHEIVEVKDREFQKLSRRLQKYHKELIVSNSRLKIGATKTFKMCKEHVSGFENIGANLTDFKNFLRDVKCYINERDGQLFIDRFKIMAETREDFYFDYEVDVDGSLIRAIWADGVGRRNYSVFGDAVSFDPTYSTNKYSMVFTPFTGVDNHKRSVTFCGALIFREKDGYFNWVFSRFLHAMGGKKPEYIITDQDTGIISSVGQIFKTARHRFCMWHIMNKVPVKYGSNAKDYPEFVKKLNAIVWDEDIEADEFDSRWGEIMTEHGIGKEREWFEEVYNKRRQWVMAHCRDLKMGSVMRTTQRSESENSFFKRFENNSGTLVEFWMRYESAIDQQRYTQKKLDNKNRYTSPKLLTQLPIESHGARVYTHVVFDVFQKEVNLSTSRLSVRGFTERNGVELTNLKDGLMGRVYDIQYKPGTNEPKCTCTMFERTGILCRHIISIYLGHGLKQIPECYVAKRWTKDAVIPRREEYN from the exons ATGGATTTTTTTCCTACAGTGGAAGAATGTTGTGGGGATGATGAAGCGGTTGGGGAAGAGGAATTTTGTCAGGCATTGCAAGGAGTAGGTGAGAATGAATTTTGTAGGATAGTTGAAAGCCAGTTTACGCCATATGTTGGGCAGCAGTTCGAAAGCATAGAAGAAGCTGTCGAGTTCTATAAGATGTACGCTTTAGCATGTGGATTTGATGTGCGTAAATACACCACGAAGAAGTGGCGTGACGGAACGATTAAATCGAAACTTTTAGTATGTAACCGGGAGGGATTTACGTATGCAAAGAAGGTTAGCAAATGCAAAGATTTAGAAGTCTGTGAAAGCACGCAGGAGGGGGTTGAAAATGATGGAGATAAGCATAGGAGGAAAAGTAAAGTAAAGAGGGTTGGGTGTAAAGCGAGGGTTAGATTATTGATGAAGAAAGGCGTTCTAGTAATTGACCAATTTCATGCCGGCCACAATCACGAGATTGTAGAAGTTAAAGATAGGGAGTTTCAGAAATTATCAAGGCGCCTACAAAAGTATCACAAAGAGCTCATAGTCTCTAATTCAAGG CTGAAGATAGGTGCTACAAAGACATTCAAAATGTGCAAGGAACATGTGAGTGGGTTCGAGAATATTGGAGCGAATCTTACGGACTTCAAGAATTTTCTTAGAGACGTAAAGTGCTACATTAATGAAAGGGACGGTCAGTTGTTCATAGACCGGTTTAAGATCATGGCTGAAACACGGGAAGATTTTTACTTTGATTATGAGGTGGATGTTGATGGGAGCCTAATCAGGGCAATATGGGCGGATGGTGTTGGTCGAAGAAACTACTCGGTCTTTGGTGATGCTGTCTCTTTCGACCCcacatactcaacaaacaagtactCCATGGTATTTACCCCTTTCACCGGCGTTGATAACCATAAACGATCGGTTACTTTTTGTGGTGCGTTAATTTTTAGGGAGAAGGATGGGTATTTTAATTGGGTGTTTAGCCGGTTTTTGCATGCGATGGGTGGTAAGAAACCAGAGTATATTATAACCGACCAAGACACAGGAATTATAAGCTCTGTTGGGCAAATATTCAAGACGGCTAGACACCGTTTCTGCATGTGGCACATCATGAACAAAGTTCCTGTAAAATACGGGAGCAACGCGAAAGATTATCCGGAATTCGTGAAGAAGTTGAATGCCATTGTGTGGGACGAAGATATTGAAGCGGATGAGTTTGATAGTCGTTGGGGTGAGATAATGACGGAACATGGAATTGGTAAGGAACGTGAATGGTTTGAGGAAGTATACAATAAAAGAAGGCAGTGGGTGATGGCCCATTGTAGGGACTTAAAAATGGGAAGTGTTATGAGGACAACACAAAGATCGGAGAGTGAAAACagtttttttaagagatttgagaACAATTCTGGTACTTTAGTCGAGTTTTGGATGAGATATGAAAGTGCTATAGACCAACAAAGATATACACAGAAGAAGCTTGATAATAAGAATAGGTATACATCACCAAAATTGTTAACTCAACTTCCTATAGAGAGTCACGGGGCTAGAGTGTACACACATGTGGTGTTTGATGTGTTCCAAAAAGAGGTAAATCTATCAACGAGCAGACTTAGTGTAAGGGGTTTCACGGAGCGGAATGGTGTAGAGCTGACAAACCTAAAAGATGGCTTGATGGGAAGAGTGTATGACATTCAGTACAAACCAG GAACAAATGAGCCGAAATGCACGTGTACAATGTTTGAACGTACTGGAATCCTATGTAGACACATAATTTCGATATACTTAGGTCATGGTTTGAAACAAATACCGGAATGTTACGTGGCTAAAAGATGGACAAAGGATGCAGTGATACCTCGACGTGAAGAGTATAATTGA